A stretch of DNA from Glycine max cultivar Williams 82 chromosome 18, Glycine_max_v4.0, whole genome shotgun sequence:
GGTGGGAATGATGGTGCTGCAATGCAGGGGATTGGACAGCAACCTCATGGTGGGGTTGTTGGGATTGTGGGAAATGAGGGTTTGGTGAGACAAGGTCAAGGtggtgttggtggtggtggaggaggagggaATGTTAATAGGGTTGGTGGAAATGGTGTTGGAAACAGTGTGAGTGCTGTTACTAGTGTTAATACTGGAGGAGTTGGAGGtgctggtggtggtggtgctgcTGCCGGTTCTGGTGGTACTATATTGTTTGTGGGTGATTTGCATTGGTGGACTACTGATGCCGAGCTTGAAACCGAGCTTAGTAGGTATGGGCCTGTGAAGGAGGTGAAGTTTTTCGATGAGAAGGCGAGTGGGAAATCAAAGGGGTATTGCCAGGTTGAGTTTTTTGACCCTTCTGCTGCAACTGCTTGCAAGGAAGGGATGAATGGGCATGTTTTTAATGGGAGGCCGTGTGTCGTTGCATTTGCTTCACCTTTTACCGTTAAGAAAATGGGGGAGGCTCAGATAAACAGAAATCAGCAGATGAACCAATCTGCTGTTCCTCAGGGAAGGAGGGGGCCTGCTGACGCAGGGGCTAAACCTGGTGGGAGTAATATTTCAACGGGTGGTAATTACCAAGGTGGAGAGGGGAATAGAGGTTATGGAAGAGGAGGAGGTAACTGGGGGAGAGGAAACAATCCTGGTATGGGGAATAGAGGGCCTGTTAATCCAATGAGGAACAGGGGTGGTGGGATGGGTGGTAGAGGTATAATGGGCCATGGTGGAAATGGATTTGGACAGGGTATGGGTGGTACCCCTCCAATGTTGCATCCTCAGTCAATGATGAATCAGGGTTTTGATCCTGCATTTGGTGGTCCCATGGGCAGAATGGGTGGCTATGGAGGCTTTCCTGGTGCTCCGGCGCCTCCGTTTTCGGGTATTTTGCCTTCATTCCCTGGTGTTGGAGGTGTTGGTTTGCCTGGAGTGGCACCTCATGTTAATCCAGCCTTTTTTGGAAGAGGGATGCCTGTTAATGGTATGGGGATGATGCCCGGATCAGTCATGGATGGTCCTAATATGGGAATGTGGTCGGATCCAAATATGGGTGGATGGGGTGGTGAAGAGCCCGGTGGTGGGAAGGCTGGAGAGTCCAGTTATGGGGAGGAAGCTGCTTCAGACCAACAGTATGGTGAGGTGAGTCATGATAGAGCTGGGTGGCCTATGAGGGAAAAAGATAGAGGTTCGGAAAGGGACTGGTCTGGTTCTTCTGAGAGAAGGTACAGAGATGATAGAGATCAAGGATATGAGAGAGATGCATCTAGAGAAAAAGATATGGGTCATGATCATGAATGGTCTGAAAGAAGGCATCGTGATGATAGAGAAACGGGCAGAGAACGATCCCGTGACCGTGACCGTGATCGTGAACGATCTCGAGACCGTGATCGTGACCGCGAAAAGGATCACCGTGAGCGTGACAGGCACAGAGAAGATAGGGAGAGATATGCAGATCATCATAGGTACAGAGACCGGGAAGCAGAGCACGATGATGAGTGGGAGAGGGGACGGTCATCAAGGACTCACAGCAAGTCACGATTATCGCAAGAGGAGGAACACCATTCTAGACCAAGAGATGCTGATTATGTGAAGAGGCGGCGGCTTACTTCTGAATAACTTTGTATGCTTCCTGATATTTCTCTGAATGCTTTCCACTTTGGAAGGGAAAAAACAGTAACTGAAAAGTCATGATTTGTCATTTGCTTGAATTCTCTGGGGCCAGATGTTGTTGTGCAGCTGTTTTATTTCATCACTTGTTCTAATTGCTTCTTGTTAGGAGCATGGTTTCTTTCTTCTCTGAGAAAGGTTAGTTTACGACTTCAATTCTTAGCCTGCTAGTGTTATTCGATCTCAATTTGGGATATGAGCTTACTGCCGGCTATGTGCATTATGATGAATAATACTAGATGCCTCTGCTTTTTTATGAACTTTCCTATTGATATAGAACCAATTGTAAGTTGCGATTTAGTTTTAACCATAGATGACATGACATCAATTTAGAGAATAGTATTGTTGACTGTTTAGAGTTTTTAGCTAGTAGATTCCTGCAGGCTTTAAAATATTCTAACTTCCTACTCAAAGGAAGAATTAACATGTTTGAGATCAAGCCTTGTAAATTTTGGAACATATAATTTTGTCAAAACTAAACCTAGTAGTATAAGCTCAGGCATCCAAGTATAGCCAACAAATCAGAAACTTAAAGTTCAAATGCATTTGgatcttattttttcttctttgttattcCTGGTGTGATGCTGTATTGTTTTCATACCTCTCAGCCTTTGGACCAGGTGGATGTTTGACTATGGATTCTGGGTGTAATGGAAATCTATATGTTGTCTGCTAAGGACTTTATGGTTatgattattcatttttatttttattgttaggCTAATTATGCAAACTAAAGGAGTTTATAATCTGGACATAGGTATGTTTGATTTCCATTCTGGTTTTGTAGCTTCTATGTGTGCATACTACAACTAGTAACTAGTTTCCCATGAAGTTCAGTACAGTTATTATCCCCCTCCCCCCTTGACCTTTGTTGGTAGTATAACTGTGTAAAGATTATGTTCTAATAAGTGGTATATCTACACTTGAATTATGTGGTTATATGAAAGTTCTATATTCAAAAGTGAATGTCATTATATGTGGTTCCATTCCATATATTATGGCTACATGTTTTTAGCagaagatattttgatttttgtgatGAGCATATACTATATAAACATTGAAGCATGACTTTATggaattttttaatcaagtttttatgattttaaacatTGAAGTTTCAGATAATCTGTAATTGCATGACTTTCTGGATTTGCTGAATCTACTTTTTCcctcaaaaattcaaaattactaAGAACACTGCTTAACTTCCTATATGGACTGTATTTTTCAACACTTATGTCAATGTATTTGTTTGAGATTAAGTTTTTGTAAGTTTTTCCCTTAAAAATACCTAGCCTAAGCTGTAGTAGAATCTTTGGACATGGATATGAAAAGGGTTGAGAAATTAGGGTCGTTCTTGAATGATTTGTATTGTTGAAAACGAAATTGTGGGTTTTAGTAAGGCAACTGCAAAAAGAGATTAAGGAGAATCTCACAATTGTCCTAATCTATTATGCATCATGTCCTCCTCCTAAGGCAAATATTTTTTACGTATTCTAACATCAATAgttctaattttttgttatatgcATTTCTATGGTCTAAAACATTGGTTTGCAGTTTTCCAAAGATTAAAGATTGTGTTGTTTGCTTTTGGggtcaatatattttattctcacCTATAAATCAACTAAACTTATGTGTGCTTGTTTAATGGaattgaggatttttttttccattttcattaTGCCTGCTTTACCTTCTTTCAGTTAATGCCTTTTGAGTTGCAAACAATTATCAGTGTTATGGGCTTCTGTTTTGTGTAGGGCAATTGTTTTGAGAAAGGAAACTGTTCATTCAAACTCTGGGTTGTGATGGGGATCAAGCGTTTTCTGTGTTGGAGGGTCAAGTCATGACAATCCTTTTCTTACATTCATACATTGAGAAGTGGAACTTTTGCTATGAAGTATTAGCTTTTGATTTGAATGTATGTTTCAGTTATTAGCACATCATTAATTAAACCATCGATGTTGATGTAATGGGTTTAACTTGCTGAAGTCTGAAATGTGGCAGTATTTAGAACTTATTGTTTGAAATGTGTACTAGGATTTAGCAGAGGATGTTGATAATGTGCCGTTTCTGATTGGCTGGCTGTTGTATCCTTTTTTTCCCCTCCTTTTGGCTTGGCTGTTGTATCATTTCATTCCCCAcctctttttttgttgttttctccCTCACATTTTGTTAGCATAGCAGCGGTGTAGCATGCAAATATTGTGTATGATGTAGAGAGCTAACCATTTGATCACTGTAATCATTCAAAGCTGGAGAATTGTACGTGTTTTCATGTATATATTGATATTAACTTTGCTGATAAAGGTCGAATCCAGCTCCAGTTTTGTTTTATGGTCTTGTCATGTTTATACATCTAGTCTAATGGAATCCAACAGTTGAGAATTGGAGGGCCATATTGTTTTCATTTCCGTGGTCTCTCTTTGTATCTTGAATGCTTTTTATACAGAGGAGGATATCagatttttcactttttatagaaacaaagtttatataaattttttatatagtatATGTAGAGAAATGATAGTAACATTCTCTTGACCCATTTTTTACGCATTCTTTACTGTTCTCGCTGAAATTTGTCGAAAAAGCTTAAAATTGTGAGGTGTCATTCCTTATTTATTGAATaccatttataattttgtagtttttaagAAATTGACCAATAAGAGTGTTGAAAATAGTGTTACAATGAGTTGATGAAAATGTTAGGAACTCATTTTCTGACACATTTTTTTACTGgtcaaaattttttaaaaataattttctgtggatttcatattatatttaatgtttatccctcttaattttatatttttcaataaattttaaatagttaGAGAGTATGTTTTTGAAGGAGTGTGATTCTAACACTCCTCTAGTCCTCTTTGACTCATATATTGGCTTCTTTTTTCATACCTTATTTTACTCCCAAAAGTATGGATGAAATCTAGAAACTGCTGAAATAAATTTGTCCCTGGGAATAATCTTTTTCTGTGGGGGAGAGGTCATGTTCAAATATTGTGCCTATTTTCTGTTAGACATTAAATCTGTTTCCTAGGGTTTATTTTATGTCTATTTGAAGACAGATAGTCACAATCCGAATACGATTTTAGTATGTTAAATTTGGCATGGgatgatttatttattcttatccTTATTCTTTGCTTCCAACTCTTCTTTAGAAtagttaaaagttttttttttcttttttctcgtaTCCTTTTTTActtccaaaatataatttgaatgtaTCCCGTAACCATTTAAAAGTGGTCACTTTAGGTCTCTTGTATCTCTTGTATGATAGTTTGTGTTCTCTTTATATGAATTGTGTGCTTTTTTTAGTTGTTAACAGATTGACAAGTGtattaattttatcacaaataataaagattaaaacgGAAGATTGAGTATCGAGTCCACGggaactttgtttgtacttatgttggtaaatatttaatttgtaagcAAAAGAAGTAGAAGAGAAATATCTAATTTGTAAGCAAAAGAAGTAGAAGAGAAAAGGGATTACAAGTGTGAAAATTCGGggtaaaaggaaaaacaaaaagatagtaagaaaataaacaataatttaaatgtaaaagatgaagtcagaatgtGATAATGTTGGGACCTAGCATGTCTATCTACCCTTGAtgcaatattaatgtttttatctATTAACTGTCTTTTCAATTTTCACCCACACCTACTAATATGTTCAACCTTGATCTCTCATGataaagagcctaatttatgtattttctctcccaaatctATTTGCAAAGATTGAATCATAAACAACATTAAGTATGAAAATGTATGCACAGGTACAACAAAGTCACTCTATTTCTAGTAATGCAATGTTGAGATGTCATTTCTCAGTTCTTTAGGCATTATCATTTTTCAATGTATAATCCCTAAAAATAAATGCATGGATGACCAAATCACATAATAGAGATTAAGAGTAGAAAAAAGacaatagaaattgaaattgcattAATAGATAAGAAGAACAGTTACACTTCAAGGGCATTAACGGCTAGACTCCAGCACAAGGGGTTAACCTCTCATAACCATGAAAGGCTTTACACTTCAGAGACTAATAGAAGAAGGGACTGGATGACTAGTAATAAGAAAAGGAGGAATGACTAAGAAAATGGGTTTTCTCTAAGGAATAGGCCCAGACTTTGGATAGTTCTGAGACTCGGTGTATCTTTCCTTTTTGATTCCTCCTCCTTATATAGGCTCCAAGTAGCTTAATTTTCACGCTGACTTCGCGCTTAGCGTGGACTTTCACGCTAAGTGCGCCTTTGAGCTTCGTTGTGGACTTTTCCACGTGTTAAGCCTGAGTTGTGTGCTAAGCGTAGACATGTGCTAAGCCTGGGTGGCGCCCTAAGCGAACTGtccatttctttaatttttcttcaatttttcttcaaggttttttcttccatttttttcctcaatttttcttcaaaacactTGAATTCTTCTCTTgactttaataataaaaaattgcaaagatgttaatttcttcatttttccttaaaagcactaataaagtaaagaaattatactcatttattagccaaaattgactatATAATTAGCTCATATTTCGCAGTTATCAGTAGTGAAGATAATTATCTGTGTAAGACTTAAttgtctttattattttataactatgTTTAAGATTTAACTTTGAGAGAGCCTTTGAGTGCTTTGATGGAGACTGCCTATTCAAATCCATTAGCagcctttttattttgttgttgcccATGAGTGGTTATTCAGGAAGATTGatcattgatttatttttgGTCTATATGTTTCCCTTTTTGATGTCCCCGAAAATGAAATGTTTCTTTTGTGAGTTTAATTAGTTATAGTATTTGTTTTGGTTTTCACCCCATCTAGTCTTGTAAgggaaaagtttaaattttaaaaaacaatgttCTATTAGATACATACCAACCTTTGTATCTAGAAAGACTTTTAGATACACAGAAGAAAAGAGATAGGGGTAATAATGTTGTAACCCCTCAACACAATTCCTAACATGATAACTAGCCTCCCTCTGTATGTGACAATTTGCTTTATATGTTATTCATTCTTGCATGGTGACGGAGATATAAGATTAGTCTTTTCATTGAGGAAGGGTgaagggagaagaaaaagataagtgGTAGGTTTGAATCTCTCATACTAATACttttaacaaaactagcaaatgTGATTGTGGAGTTGACTTTTATGtagtatcaaattaattaatttgattaaccAGTTGACTTTTgattaggtaaaaaaaaagcctcatataaaaaatattatttccttTGGTTCtatttttaagacttaaattaaaaatgatatttgatgtttttataagacttgatttataatattttttgtatttattatttttatactataatatttataactaaATGAGAGGttataatgataaataattaggaGAGAGATATGAATATTAATGACGATAATAgtttttgaaaaggaaaaatttcaAGACATTatcatgaattaaattaatcattttttaataataatgaattaagTAATTGAGTATTATAAATTGGACCGTAGTTTATACTAAAAAAGTTTAGCTTAGTTGGATAAATAGAATGCatggttgtaaattttttatactttctttgATTATCACGTATAACAAAAAGTCTAGTTTTGGTATTATCTTTATAATAATTCCATAGTTTGGTCGATCACCCTCTGTTATgtctttgtaaaataaatagtaaaaaatcaTGCGGCATTCAACACAACTAAAACTAACTATTACATTGGATAAaaaggcttttaaaaaaattggataaaaagaTAGTTAACAATGAATTATGTTAAActatgatatattatgcttaggttaaattaattatttaacttctATACTTGAGACGCATTTATGAACTAATCTCTATATGAGAAAATCCTAAATTTTGGTCCTTATAGGAAGTTAATATTACATTTTGTGCCTACTATCTgactttgttttaattaaactaaatgAATGTTGACGCATGCAACAGAAGTCTTATGTGGTATTATAGTTACTTTACTAAAACAAGTTTTATGttccataaaaaaaagttttatgttTTAGTCCTCACATGAAACTAACATTAAACTTTAGTTattaaatgtttcattaatctttgtataaaaatgatttgattTGCTTAAACATTGATCTTGTTTTCCTTGGACCcgtttaatttgttaaaattaatggtACAAGGCATTACAATTGTTCcatgtttgatttcaaaaaagtttATAAGAGAGCACAAAGGTAACAAAAATGGACAGtataaaacttcaattttttgttaCTCATTAAAACCAATGCAcaactttttgttctgaaatttatatatgtttatatttgtgtttgtatgtttatatttttattgtgctaaaatttatatattataacaatTTTCCATTATAtattgacatatatatatatatatatatatatatatatatatatatatatatattaattttagtttaatgatttatt
This window harbors:
- the LOC100811056 gene encoding uncharacterized PE-PGRS family protein PE_PGRS46 — encoded protein: MDEGEGGYGESGDPMDQFHRNEAISAVADEGFLGEEEDDDYEDLYNDVNVGEGFLQSLRKNDDSGFRNDEVEEKKPPPPPPVPDAAGVSIPGVGGGGGSGVVESRVSGRVDGFQNQGYRGNEVGAKGGIRIELGNQSGNLSEIEDQGGNDGAAMQGIGQQPHGGVVGIVGNEGLVRQGQGGVGGGGGGGNVNRVGGNGVGNSVSAVTSVNTGGVGGAGGGGAAAGSGGTILFVGDLHWWTTDAELETELSRYGPVKEVKFFDEKASGKSKGYCQVEFFDPSAATACKEGMNGHVFNGRPCVVAFASPFTVKKMGEAQINRNQQMNQSAVPQGRRGPADAGAKPGGSNISTGGNYQGGEGNRGYGRGGGNWGRGNNPGMGNRGPVNPMRNRGGGMGGRGIMGHGGNGFGQGMGGTPPMLHPQSMMNQGFDPAFGGPMGRMGGYGGFPGAPAPPFSGILPSFPGVGGVGLPGVAPHVNPAFFGRGMPVNGMGMMPGSVMDGPNMGMWSDPNMGGWGGEEPGGGKAGESSYGEEAASDQQYGEVSHDRAGWPMREKDRGSERDWSGSSERRYRDDRDQGYERDASREKDMGHDHEWSERRHRDDRETGRERSRDRDRDRERSRDRDRDREKDHRERDRHREDRERYADHHRYRDREAEHDDEWERGRSSRTHSKSRLSQEEEHHSRPRDADYVKRRRLTSE